From Salvia splendens isolate huo1 chromosome 3, SspV2, whole genome shotgun sequence, a single genomic window includes:
- the LOC121794983 gene encoding ubinuclein-1-like, which translates to MSKKGLMADYSCRLCGEKGHNKRRCPKATDAADAPNHEIDDERRRIRRARKRARFETGAVDGGRRRRVRFRVDLNPGETTIVSWRKLLKEANLSVPEGPGPSGSSPHVEARGGAVSKQLHPPPHSEACRAKETAENESKESQANRLSNVIERNERMYAGSSDEEDLVLDNMPDDDEYDTEDSFIDDTELDDYFQVDRSATKHGGFFVNCGKLERIELSLSPDKQPKKRRRKDLAQGGGSDDGHNQHKVMKMVSKGKKASSSIPRSSTSPIYKEAISNVDMLYSQANPTEVSTKKATDIQVAIDPSRLQNDGAVSQDMYKDRRKPGVNPSEKHTSKSKESELQNISTQRSNDKTSHVRKSQSGKQLDNVDGLDMSVQKKEKGALVERPDLNVVASRASLSAPKESLVQRKEGSSVRPKNTLEKAFRDLEKTVAQFRPPATDAQDPINQSQPGKKRLPPEIKLKLSIVAKIAASCYGRIPKDVINRLMSILGHLMQITTLKRNLRAMANMGLSAKQEKDDQILKMKQEVTDMVKVRTARMKSKLEQHAANSDDFQEIGPDEREALKHKCSLDDVLENKICELYDLYVERLEDDSGPPVRKLYEELALLWPSGFMSTDRIKRAIYRAKDRKGLCNIRKDREKIKKKKDSVPKAQDASNGTLAMNSHEKLLPRDRGSKLASSSAPSAARGPLTTANGSNPGSNPKQEKSKKLISSCNPDHAEAKLSSLLPKKKVKQKPSVEVAEAKLHHQKLEISQGGGTTQT; encoded by the exons ATGTCTAAGAAGGGCCTGATGGCAGATTACAGTTGTCGTCTTTGTGGTGAAAAAGGACACAACAAGAGGAGATGTCCCAAAGCCACTGATGCTGCCGATGCGCCTAAT CACGAAATTGATGACGAGAGGCGCAGAATCCGTCGGGCCCGAAAACGGGCACGGTTCGAAACCGGCGCCGTCGATGGAGGTCGGCGGCGGCGGGTGAGGTTCAGGGTAGACCTGAATCCCGGTGAGACCACAATTGTCTCGTGGAGAAAGCTTCTCAAGGAAGCCAATTTGAGCGTGCCAGAAGGGCCCGGCCCGTCGGGTTCGAGCCCGCATGTTGAAGCCCGCGGTGGCGCCGTTTCGAAGCAGCTCCATCCGCCGCCTCATTCGGAGGCTTGTCGTGCGAAGGAAACGGCGGAGAATGAATCGAAGGAGTCGCAGGCGAACCGATTGAGCAACGTGattgagagaaatgagagaatgtatgCC GGTAGCAGCGATGAGGAGGATCTCGTTCTTGATAACATGCCTGATGACGATGAGTATGACACCGAAGATTCTTTCATTGATGATACTGAGTTG GATGACTACTTCCAGGTTGATAGGTCTGCTACTAAACATGGTGGTTTTTTTGTTAACTGTGGGAAGTTGGAACGCAT TGAACTTTCCTTATCCCCGGACAAGCAGCCAAAAAAGAGGAGAAGGAAAGATTTGGCCCAAGGTGGTGGGAGTGATGATGGACATAACCAGCATAAAGTTATGAAAATGGTATCTAAAGGAAAGAAAGCATCATCATCCATTCCAAGAAGTTCAACTAGTCCGATTTACAAGGAGGCTATATCCAATGTAGATATGCTATATTCTCAAGCTAATCCTACTGAAGTTTCAACAAAGAAGGCAACAGATATCCAAGTTGCTATAGATCCTTCAAGATTGCAGAATGATGGTGCTGTAAGCCAGGATATGTATAAGGACCGACGAAAACCAGGAGTTAACCCATCAGAGAAGCATACTAGCAAATCCAAAGAGAGTGAACTTCAGAATATCTCAACTCAAAGGTCAAATGATAAAACTTCACATGTAAGAAAATCTCAATCTGGAAAACAACTAGATAATGTTGATGGTCTGGATATGTCGGttcaaaaaaaagagaaaggtGCACTTGTAGAAAGACCCGATCTTAATGTTGTCGCAAGTAGAGCTTCGTTGTCAGCGCCA AAGGAATCTCTTGTGCAGAGAAAGGAAGGTTCTAGTGTTAGACCAAAAAATACTCTTGAGAAGGCCTTTAGGGATTTGGAGAAGACAGTTGCACAAT TTAGACCGCCTGCGACGGATGCTCAGGATCCTATTAATCAGTCTCAGCCGGGCAAAAAGAGATTGCCTCCGGAAATAAAGCTGAAGCTTTCAATCGTTGCTAAAATAGCG GCATCCTGCTATGGACGGATTCCAAAGGATGTGATCAACCGTCTGATGAGCATTCTGGGCCACTTGATGCAGATTACCACACTGAAG AGAAATCTTAGGGCCATGGCTAATATGGGATTATCCGCTAAACAAGAGAAGGATGATCAAATACTGAAGATGAAACAAGAAGTTACTGATATGGTAAAGGTGCGGACTGCGCGCATGAAATCAAAA CTTGAACAGCATGCTGCAAATTCAGATGATTTTCAGGAAATCGGTCCAGACGAGAGAGAAGCTTTGAAACACAAATGCAGCTTGGACGATGTGTTGGAAAATAAGATTTGTGAGTTATATGACCTTTATGTTGAG AGACTAGAAGATGATTCAGGTCCTCCAGTCAGAAAGCTATATGAAGAG CTTGCTCTGTTATGGCCCAGTGGCTTCATGAGCACTGATAGAATTAAACGTGCTATATACAGAGCTAAAGACAGGAAAGGACTTTGCAACATCCGGAAG GATCGagagaaaatcaagaagaaaaaggattcagtgcCGAAAGCACAGGATGCCTCTAATGGTACACTGGCAATGAATTCTCACGAGAAATTATTGCCTCGTGATCGTGGTTCTAAATTGGCAAGTAGTTCAGCTCCCAGTGCTGCTCGTGGGCCTCTTACCACTGCAAACGGCTCCAATCCGGGCAGCAACCCGAAGCAGGAAAAATCAAAGAAGTTGATCTCCAGCTGCAACCCAGATCATGCTGAAGCAAAGCTGTCAAGTTTGCTACCGAAAAAGAAAGTCAAGCAGAAGCCCAGTGTCGAGGTGGCTGAAGCCAAGCTTCACCACCAGAAGCTGGAGATTTCCCAAGGCGGAGGTACGACACAAACTTGA
- the LOC121794989 gene encoding uncharacterized protein LOC121794989 → MAQTLEDCVGPKTRKKIEKLKSKVGDCLVREAGEWLYQVNTKVNEQFVVNLRERTCSCRRWMLTGLPCPHACAAIQSSSETVESFIPTCYSMETFRQVYAGGIYPLHGPDMWPKTPHPDIVPPDLRRLPGRPKGSRMK, encoded by the coding sequence ATGGCTCAAACGCTCGAGGACTGTGTCGGCCCCAAGACACGGAAGAAGATCGAGAAGTTGAAGAGCAAAGTTGGAGACTGTTTGGTGAGGGAGGCAGGTGAATGGCTGTATCAAGTGAATACAAAAGTCAATGAACAATTCGTGGTCAATCTAAGGGAACGGACGTGCAGCTGTAGGCGTTGGATGCTGACGGGGCTGCCATGCCCACACGCATGTGCTGCCATCCAGTCATCATCAGAGACCGTAGAGTCTTTCATACCTACTTGCTACTCAATGGAGACGTTCCGACAGGTCTATGCAGGTGGGATCTACCCGCTACATGGACCAGATATGTGGCCGAAGACTCCACACCCAGATATTGTTCCACCGGACCTTAGAAGACTACCAGGACGGCCTAAGGGATCAAGGATGAAGTAG